The Oryzias latipes chromosome 9, ASM223467v1 region AGGTGTCCTCCGGGGTTCACAGAACatgaaaaatgacaagaatTTCAGAAGATGTTTAAATGTTGATTCTGGTCgatttctgtcttctttttaGACTGAAGCGTCTgtgtcttaaaaaatgtttggagaAGCATCAAATAGATTAAGTTTGCAAGTTTGAACCTTGGGAAATATAGAGTACaactactcttttttttcttgggaaGTGAAGAATTAAAatcataagaataaaaaaatatttttgcatcaaGGGTTTCTTTCATGCTTTTAGTAAGAAATCTacaaatttgatattttttagaaGAAACGACGTCTTCGTTTCATGCTGGTAAAAACAATCCGTTatcttttgcagattcttcatcagttttgtgtttgtcaagggttgtaattttttttgttcctcactttaaaaaaatttgataaaaaaataattacaatagGCATTATTGTTGTAGTTTTATTGGTATCCAGtgtcatcttttgtttttactcttaATTTTTCTTACAATTTGTTCTTATAGATTGATTTTACACAAAGTATTATCTCAAAACAAAACTATTATATTAAGAATGTCATGTTACATTTACAACTTTCaccttttaaaaatacatttatccaTCTAAACAGGAAAATTTGAATTCTGCTTTGAACTGGATTTCTTCATGCACTTTGGGAAAACAGGAGCACATGCTAAACCGGGCGtccctgccctttgaccctccttctcatgaaggaaaaactcctaaaaaacagattctggggaaaaaaagaagaaacctcggGGGTGTCCACATAAAGGAGGGAtactcccccaggacggacaggcgttgtaccagaactcttagagagaattagcttatctaactctacaactacatgtttatttagtccagcagatgagctagATGGgtggggggacggctgggggctcGAGACGACTCAGAGACAATAAATTGTAATTATATAATTAATTGTCATctaggtcttgatgtctctgatggaTGCATTAAGTTTCTGttattctggtcaggtttaatggataaatacaactgcgtatcatctgcataacagtgaaaattCATATTTCCTGATCATGTTTCCTAAGCGAAGAATGTAaatcataaacaggatgggtcctaaaactgagatTCATAGATAATATGACGCTTTCAAAGGAGTTATAAACATGTTTGACTTTAATGCTAAGAAGTAAGCTATACTGTGGTATCACTGCCAAACCACCTTCTTTCCCTGAAGGGTCTGATAGTTATTATAACTTGGGGGGACTTTGGGGGATCCTGGACGTACTGTGGGCCAACATCCTAAGGTTTCCCTGGATGTCatcaactctggcccccggacaACACCTAACTGTAGCCGCTGGAAGCTCCACATGTCTAACTATAGAAGAGCCAATGACCAGAGTTGACGCTTGAGCGCGTGTGTCGCTGAGGGAGGAGAACCTGTTACGAACGGGGAGCTTTGCCTTTTTGCGCTTCCTTCCCACCGGTACAAAGCCGTCCTGTGTGTTTGGGGAATACACAGGTAagttaaaacaacttcaaacctgtaaaatatcttgaatgtctaaaaagaaggtttgaaatctttgcaaGGATCAAATAGTCTTAATAATAGCAGCGTTGAAGGGATGTAATTATCTCTCTAGAACTTTTacatctgctttttaaaagaaaagttgggtaacacaaaacacaaagtgtCCAAAATCCCCAAACGGCAACTTGATTGCAAACACACAGTCAGAACATGATTGAGTTTCATGGTTTAAAAGAGACTTTCACTGTCAAAGAAAAGCCGTTGACGCCCAGAACAGGTTGGTTCTGAAGGAAGAACAGAAAATCTTTGTCCTGATTTCCAGCAGTCGTTCTTTGCCTCTGGGTCTTTGTCCTGCGGTCTGTAACTCGCTCCAACAGTTTCACCTTTACTCACAGGAGCAACTATCATGTTGTGCCGCTTTACAATATTCCAGATGACATTTCCATGTTTTCATTGAAGCTTTCGTACAAAAGCTGCTGCAACATAAAGAGCTTGTGaaccttttgtgtgttttacatGCAAAGCACAGACGTTCAGTTTCATTTGaaattaaatgtacttttttaacatttgtgagATAAGCTCTTTATCTCAGTGTAAATCTggttattttatatataaaataactttttttttgacatttaatttgTTATGCTTTTAAAAGCAGAGGTGAAAAACGTTGACTAATTCTCAGGTtcttatgtttctttttatcaCTCAAAACCACTGCAGTGTGATGACTTCCTCACaacttaaaaattaatttaaatgcttttacagtgaaaaaaagatcagtttaaaataaaaaaatccttttccaCTAAATATTTATGTCCAAACCCACAGACATCAGAAACTAAAATACGTAAAAATTGCATTTGGTTTCTTTGTAATAAACGTCATTACAGGTTCAGATTTATTTCTgagacttttcatttttttactactttaacTACACATTAGTAATAGAGAAGTTACAGTTTGGTTCACATtcactaaagaaaaacagacaaggAAGACGGTGTTTGAAGATTCTAAAACAATGAGACTGAAAATttcacatttgaaaaatgtaaaaaccattttaataggtttagatttttaaaaaaagtgatcGTGATaaagatctttgtttttgtccgtttctcccttttttttaactttacataTTACAATTATTCTGATGCTGCTAACCCAACAGTTGACCGCAcacaaaacctaaaataaaatttagtacatttattattatcacGCTCAGTTCTCATTGTAAAtaataagacagaaaaaaaatattcagatgacttttgcagtaaaaatggccaaaaatgagcaaaactTAAGGTTCTCCAAACAAGTTTGTTTGAagtaaagttgttttaaattataaactgaAAGTCTATCAAATGACATTAAAATTTTCTTAAATTccaagataaataaaaaaagtaaaactttttaaagataaaagatCAACAACTCATCAACACAAGCTTCTTCAAggattgcaaaaacaaaaaaaaagaaataaaattatgttttagcTCCGCCCCTTCACAGTTTTAATGTGTGAATAATTAAACTTCAATTTAAATCAACTTGAAAGCAGTTGAtttactgaattttttttttgttttgtttttttaaataaaaactgggaactgtttaaaagttttgaaatcttTATTGAAAAGTTTTAAATGGACAGGTCAACCGGCAAAAATGTAGCAATGCAGAATCCGACAAACTGCCCTTAGAGCACACTTCCATTCTGAACATGCTGTCAAAGACTAATCAAGAGGAGGAGTTTCACAAACACCGGGGCTTCACGTCTTCTTCACTTCTGCAATCTGCGGCTCAATTTTTGTCCTCTTCAATCTGCTCCACCTCGCTGGACTCACCCACCACCTTTCCATTGATCATGGTCTGAGTGACTACCTTCACAATCTTCCTGGTCCTGACGTCGGGCTCCTCTGTGACACGACAGGAAACCAGAGTTATTGCTGCTGGAACAGCATCGTGTCGTTGCCAGACGAAGAAGTTCACCAAAGCTCGGATGAtttataaaacatcaaaattcaGACTTACTTTTGGGAGGCGGAGGTTTTTCTTTCACCCTGCAAAACATTGTTTCATGAGTTGGAATCAAAgcacagaaataaacaaattacaGCAAATGTCTATTGATAGTGTGTACAGACACATTTCATTCAATCCCCCTGCAGCTCTGGGTGGTTTTAGAGTTTGAGCACCAATAGACTgaacattttcctttcatttttaaagtttatatCTCTGGAAAACGGATTTCTGACACTGATGGATGTAGGTAAGCCCAGGGAATCCCAAAGAGGACTGCTCTATGGGGTTTGGCCTGCAAATATAAAAATTAGTCTTCAACTGCTGCACAGTGCTGCTCTCACatttcctccccctccagcagcCTCCTGTAGGTGGCGATCTCCATTTCCAGGTTCTGCTTGATGCGCAGCAGTTGTTCGTAGTCGGTTTTGTTTCGTTGCATGTCCAAACGCAGCTGAGAAAGCTCGTCTTCCAGCTGCATCAAGTTGGTCTGAAGGTGGTCCATCTCCACTGTGTATTTGTGCCCCGTCTCCCCCAGGTTTCCCTCCAACACGCCGACCTGTTGAAGCGTTCAGATCGTGTCAGCAGCTGCAGTGGAATCAGAACTCATTTGGTTCAGAAACTCCGGCAAAGTGCCAatctttgcagatgacactttATTCACTGTACAACTTCTGTTTATTTCCATCATAAGGATACTATTCATGAACGCATTTCTTAAACTAAAAATCAAGTATGAATAATTGTTTACGTACTTTTAGAATCCTCccggtttttttttaaggtatggtcaattaaatatttttaaaggttATTATGAGGGTTAGGTAAACATGCGAGgattgaaaatgacaaaaaatatcaCATATTTAATcaatgtttgtcttttaaagaaaacatctaaaaattGAAATATGGAAGACAACGACAATTGGAGTGATTCAATAAGGTTTGTAGGCGCTCGCAAATGCAACTTATTTAGATGATGCGATAGATTAGGTAAAAGTACACTAACACAATGACACATCCGTtgccaagataaaaaaaagacaaagagagaagtctagaaaaaatgtacaatagtAAAAGCATATTCGTTAGTTATAAAAAGGTCAGACACAAAAGCAGCTCTTCCACATTTTTGACTGGACGCGTGTGGCACTAATATGACTTATGGATGAGATAAGACAGTTTTCTTATCACATATAaacttaattcatttatttattccgCTTGctggtttgtatttttgcaaATCTGTGGGAATCCTGGAGTAAGTCTGATACCGTTTTTGGGGAGTTGTGCGGTGCTTCCAAATGTGCGAGACGTTAAAGACTCACaccagtgaaaattgtgtttttaaaagcttcttgtagcattttctgatTATAAAGGACATGTATGGATAAAatcaagctcaaaattgcatttctgcagTTGTCTATAaagactcattcatccaggttgactccatcatagtagtaggtttaggggctgttatctggatttagtttttaaagttagaagccatctttgtcaagaaagaTCAACCTTCTCTGAAAAAGAATgatggtctcaggtttattcttccatccatctacagcagtgttctgaaacccaaacaaaccgaatcagttccacctgggtcgttaacagctgaaagagatgaccagtctggggagggagtcactggctccccaaccccagctgaggacaaaggactactAACGACCAGCAAccataccatccagtttcaggtctgactcctcccccacgAGCACATGGAAACCAACTCTTCtgccagctaattcagaattgacaaagccttttggatgagaggtgaaacgtcttttaacttaaaaaccaagtccagataacagcccctaaacctactactatgatttCTGCAGTTGGAAAAGTTGTTAAGTAAAAGATGGGGCCACAAGctttctgctccgctccattggGATGCATTCACTTTTAGATAAATGGATCCTTGAGCATCTTTGTTTTACTCGTCTGAGCTGCAATCTGGACATCCCTGATGTTGTTCAACACTTTTGTTGCATCGCTAATGCTAGTTTTACCTGTCTGCGGACACTGTCGAGCTCCACCTCCAGAGCCTGCAGGAAGCGCCGCCTCTCGCTGAGCTCGGTCTGGGCGCAGCGCAGCGCctcattgttttctttgacCTCAGACTGAACTGCATCTACCTGTGGACACCAAAAGTCTCTCTTAAATCACCAAACAGAGTCCCTAACAAAAAGGGAACAGCAGCCGGGATGATGCCAACCTTTTTGAGGTACCAAGTCTCAGCATCCTCCTTGTTCTTGCGAGTGATGCCCTCATACTGGACCCTCAGTTCAGCCATGATGGCCCCCAGGTCAGGCCCCTGAGTCACATCCACTTCCACTTTCACCTGCTCGTTAGCAAGGTGGGACTTCAGGGAGTTCATCTCCTGCAGCCATAAGAACAAAGTGTTTACTGTTGGAGCATCTTTCCTGGTTAAACCTGTGGAGGCCACAGTCGCCTGAGCCCAACACTTCTGACTCGTTGACTTGATTCGTCTCATTTTACCAAAGCAACGTCTCAGTGAGGCTGAGGGGGTTTCAGAAGGGCGGTGATGCAGGGATGATCACAGACTGCTATTATGGAAACAATGGAGCTCTAATTTCAGACAAAGGACGTGATTTTTTCCAGCTGAAGAGGCATCGGATGAGCTGCAGCAAACCAGAACTTAACGTTCTTAAAGGCCGTCTGATCATCTGACGATGGATGCGTATGTGAAACCAATTTCCAGACTGTGATCGACGGTGACGTTTGTTCATGAGACATGGAACATTTTTGAGGGTTATGGATAATCTAAAGATCCATTAGTCATTGAGTCCTGTTTTCCACACTGAGGTGTTTTAGAGCTACTTCCTGCAGAGTTATCAGGATATCCAAGGCTTTTTGGGGGTTTTAATCACCTCCGAGAAAAACTACGTTGGGTTTTTCTACTCTTTTTATTGAGAAACtcacattattttaaaagtttttgaagAAATGTCGGTTTTTGGGCCCAAATGTAGCAGAAATAAGGCAGGTCGTCCTTTCATGAATGAACACAAACctaaattaacccttgtgctatcctaggcactctaatattgggagtggggtcatctggacccactagacagtgcgctaaaccttgatttgtgatcttcaatggtgtccatggattacatgaaatactCTTTACCTTTAcctgtgtcatggtagggagaacatgtcaatgcaagaatggggtcatctggaccccataggatagaacaagggctAGAAGAGCAAAATGTGAATGTGataaaactacaaacaaaaagaggaaaagagaatttggacaaaaaaacaacaagacattgattaatttcaaaacATTCAATCACCACGTTTCGTggctttcggggtcacagggctgctggagcctatctcagccaCTCGTTGGCGAAgccaggggacaccctggatatgtcgccagtctgttgcagggccacaatcacacacccatgcactctcacttTCATATCTGTGGATAATTTAGAtgaaccaatgaacctatgaagcatgtttttggacagtgggaggaagccagagatccagagaacccacgcatacacggggagaacatgcaaactccactcagaaaggtcccccattggtattctggttcaggtcccccagccgggacttgacccttgctgtgaggcaagagcgctaaccactgcgcatACTTGGGAGAAAAGACATTTGTGGAATATTTCTGTCCTGCAGCCGTCCCGGAATGAAGGACCAGATTCTTTTCTCAATTCTTCTTTCTCACTGAGCTTTTGAGTGATACTTTTGTCCCACCACgaactcaaaaactcaccaaaatgtgcTCACACCAACTTTGGACATGGTAAAGTCTACATACAACCACCACTGAAGTTTCATTGATCTTTGACCTCAGGGAGAGGCCAGCAtcttgaattgaaaaaaaatgacattgacCGGTTCGTCATCTCCAggcaagcaaaaaataaaatggttgctatggagataaaactatgaaaaagctgtca contains the following coding sequences:
- the LOC101160737 gene encoding keratin, type I cytoskeletal 18, whose amino-acid sequence is MASTLSVRSYSLRQPGLSSVSIRDGGRGLRAKTPMSQLSSPLSRSLSVGNGLNVLGSPTFSRNGLGASEKETMQVLNDRLANYLHKVRSLERSNAELEMKINQLMLERTPKGHDIESMMAQAHAIGQEVRKKSLENARIMLEIDNARLAADDFRVKWEAEAALCQSVERDCQALKRAKSDHDQIVGTLRGDLDSLKEELYFLKKNHEEEMNSLKSHLANEQVKVEVDVTQGPDLGAIMAELRVQYEGITRKNKEDAETWYLKKVDAVQSEVKENNEALRCAQTELSERRRFLQALEVELDSVRRQVGVLEGNLGETGHKYTVEMDHLQTNLMQLEDELSQLRLDMQRNKTDYEQLLRIKQNLEMEIATYRRLLEGEEMVKEKPPPPKKEPDVRTRKIVKVVTQTMINGKVVGESSEVEQIEEDKN